A genomic stretch from Algoriphagus halophilus includes:
- the trxA gene encoding thioredoxin has product MSAQPKTFQELIDGDQPVLVDFTATWCGPCKMMHPILEDTSRQMGDKVKILKVDVDKNPLAASKFQVRGVPTLILFQKGKILWRQSGVVPAHQLIQTIESNILKEA; this is encoded by the coding sequence ATGAGCGCACAACCTAAAACCTTTCAGGAATTAATTGACGGAGACCAGCCAGTGTTGGTAGACTTTACTGCAACTTGGTGTGGCCCTTGTAAGATGATGCATCCTATTTTGGAAGATACTTCCAGACAAATGGGAGACAAGGTCAAAATATTGAAAGTTGATGTGGATAAAAACCCATTGGCAGCGAGCAAATTTCAAGTACGAGGTGTTCCTACGTTGATTTTGTTCCAAAAAGGGAAAATCCTTTGGAGACAATCCGGAGTGGTGCCAGCACATCAATTGATTCAAACTATTGAATCCAATATTTTAAAAGAAGCATAA